A window of Lepidochelys kempii isolate rLepKem1 chromosome 1, rLepKem1.hap2, whole genome shotgun sequence contains these coding sequences:
- the LOC140907001 gene encoding tubulin alpha chain-like: MQRECISVHIGQAGVQMGNACWELYCLEHGIQPNGIICLEKSLGQADSSFGTFFSETGSGKHVPRALFIDLEPTVIDEIRTGTYRSLFHPEQLISGKEDAANNYARGHYTIGKEIIDPVIDRTRKMADQCSGLQGFLVFHSFGGGTGSGFTSLLMERLSVEFGKKSKLEFSVYPAPRVSTAVVEPYNSILTTHTTLEHSDCSFMVDNEAIYDICNRNLDIEHPSYTNLNRLIAQIVSSITVSLRFDGALNVDLTEFQTNLVPYPRIHFPLTTYAPIVSAERAYHEQLSVPEITNACFEFSNQMVKCDPRRGKYMACCLLYRGDVVPKDVNAAIAAIKTRRSIQFVDWCPTGFKVGINYQPPTVVPGGDLAKVQRAVCMLSNTTAIAEAWARLDHKFDLMYAKRAFVHWYVGEGMEEGEFSEAREDMAALEKDYEEVGRDSAEEVEEGDDEY, encoded by the exons ATGCAGCGGGAGTGTATTTCTGTCCACATTGGCCAGGCCGGCGTGCAGATGGGCAATGCCTGCTGGGAGCTGTACTGTCTGGAACATGGGATCCAGCCAAATGGAATCATCTGTTTGGAGAAGTCCTTGGGGCAAGCTGATTCTTCCTTTGGGACCTTCTTCAGCGAGACTGGGTCAGGGAAGCATGTGCCCAGAGCGCTGTTCATAGACCTGGAACCCACAGTCATTG ATGAGATCCGAACTGGGACCTACCGCTCCCTGTTCCATCCTGAGCAGCTGATCAGTGGCAAGGAGGATGCTGCCAACAACTATGCCCGTGGCCACTACACCATTGGGAAGGAAATCATAGATCCTGTGATTGATAGGACTCGTAAAATG GCTGACCAGTGCAGTGGCCTTCAGGGGTTCCTGGTCTTCCACAGCTTCGGAGGAGGCACAGGCTCTGGATTCACGTCCCTCTTGATGGAGCGTCTCTCAGTGGAGTTTGGGAAGAAGTCCAAGCTGGAGTTCTCGGTGTACCCTGCCCCACGGGTCTCCACTGCGGTGGTGGAACCCTACAATTCCATCCTGACCACCCACACCACGCTGGAGCACTCGGACTGTTCTTTCATGGTGGACAACGAGGCCATTTACGACATCTGCAACCGGAACCTTGATATTGAGCATCCCTCCTACACCAACCTGAACAGGCTGATAGCCCAGATAGTGTCCTCCATCACTGTTTCCCTGAGGTTTGATGGTGCCTTGAATGTGGATCTCACTGAATTCCAAACTAACTTGGTGCCTTATCCCCGCATACACTTCCCCCTCACTACCTATGCCCCCATAGTCTCTGCAGAGAGAGCTTACCACGAGCAGCTCTCGGTGCCTGAAATCACCAATGCTTGCTTTGAGTTCTCCAACCAGATGGTGAAATGTGACCCTCGCCGAGGCAAATACATGGCTTGCTGCCTGCTGTACCGGGGGGATGTGGTGCCCAAGGATGTGAATGCAGCTATAGCAGCCATCAAAACCAGGAGGTCCATCCAGTTTGTGGACTGGTGCCCAACTGGGTTTAAGGTGGGCATCAATTACCAGCCCCCCACGGTGGTGCCAGGGGGAGACCTGGCTAAAGTGCAGCGGGCCGTCTGCATGCTGAGCAACACCACGGCTATTGCAGAAGCCTGGGCCCGGCTGGATCACAAGTTTGACCTGATGTATGCGAAACGGGCCTTTGTGCATtggtatgtgggggaggggatggaggagggagagtTCTCCGAAGCCAGGGAGGACATGGCCGCTCTCGAGAAGGACTATGAGGAAGTTGGCAGGGACTCTGCTGAGGAGGTGGAGGAAGGTGATGACGAATATTAA